The following proteins come from a genomic window of Gossypium raimondii isolate GPD5lz chromosome 5, ASM2569854v1, whole genome shotgun sequence:
- the LOC105766490 gene encoding proton pump-interactor 1, which translates to MGVEVVDSDLTQLSIDKVTEVDKSFLHENGKLDKDPVYNNPIDVDSHSEEPDKEEENGASDPDFPKDAVVEWPAPKQIHSFHFIRYRFYEDPAIKAKLDQADKEIQKWNKARFKLTDELKAKRAERSEMLSQVRALNVDFEQFKTILDEKKKEIEPLQQALGKLRNNKDVDNRLSLCASEEELDFIIHSLQYRIQHESISLSEEKRILKEIKHLEGTREKVIANAAMRSKIQDSLGQKEDIQDQVKLMGVDLNGVRKEQHAVWSKKKQIKDKLDETETKIESLQNELKAVTLKRDKAFDNIQELRKQSDQGNSHFYQSRTIVHNAKLLAAQKDIKALEELSIVEVEKFMALWNGNKAFRDDYEKRILSSLDSRLLSRDGRIRNPDEKPLVAPEKPVDSETETILRPSVRKPKEEAKSGPQTDTKPAKKAPKDAETIAMESNPLSDISVVAEEILVSGKLQKNKEVDAAKLKELKREEEIAKAKQAMERKKKLAEKAAAKAARRAQMEAEKKLKEREKRAKKKVAGSTNAVNPEELIEAVAQDSEPEKVDVNTDAPVPATVSMKGKVPKENTSRYRNRTKRTESLPKAILKRKKSMNYWIWAAPAVVVVLVLLALCYYYLA; encoded by the exons ATGGGTGTAGAGGTTGTTGATTCAGACCTGACACAATTGTCTATTGACAAAGTGACTGAAGTAGACAAATCATTTCTTCATGAAAATGGGAAACTGGATAAGGATCCAGTTTATAATAACCCCATTGATGTTGATTCACATAGTGAGGAACCTGATAAGGAAGAAGAGAATGGTGCATCCGATCCCGACTTTCCGAAGGATGCGGTCGTCGAGTGGCCTGCACCTAAGCAGATCCactcttttcattttattaggTATCGCTTCTACGAAGAtccggctataaaagccaaacttGATCAGGCTGATAAAGAGATACAAAAGTGGAATAAAGCCAGGTTTAAGCTTACCGATGAATTAAAAGCAAAAAGG GCAGAGCGATCAGAGATGCTTTCGCAAGTGAGAGCGCTGAATGttgattttgagcaatttaagaCAATTTTagatgagaaaaaaaaggaaatagaaCCACTGCAGCAGGCTTTAGGCAAGCTTCGCAATAATAAAGATGTTGATAATCGACTTAGTTTATGTGCATCTGAGGAAGAGCTCGATTTTATT ATCCATAGCTTGCAATACCGCATTCAGCATGAAAGCATCTCGTTGAGTGAGGAGAAGCGAATCCTTAAAGAAATCAAACACCTGGAGGGAACCCGCGAGAAAGTTATTGCTAATGCTGCAATGAGATCAAAGATTCAAGATTCATTAGGCCAGAAAGAAGACATTCAAGATCAAGTTAAA CTTATGGGTGTCGATTTGAATGGAGTAAGGAAGGAGCAGCATGCAGTCTGGTCCaaaaaaaagcaaattaaagataaattggaTGAAACTGAGACTAAAATCGAGTCTTTACAAAATGAGCTGAAAGCTGTGACCCTGAAGAGGGACAAAGCTTTTGACAACATTCAGGAGCTGAGGAAACAAAGTGATCAGGGG AATTCTCACTTTTACCAGAGCCGTACCATTGTACACAATGCCAAACTGCTTGCTGCACAGAAAGATATAAAGGCTCTTGAGGAGTTATCAATTGTGGAG GTTGAGAAGTTTATGGCTCTCTGGAATGGCAATAAAGCCTTCAGGGATGATTATGAGAAAAGAATTCTGTCATCCCTGGACAGTCGGCTATTGAGTCGGGATGGTCGGATAAGGAATCCTGATGAGAAACCACTGGTTGCACCCGAGAAACCAGTGGATTCTGAAACCGAAACAATTCTGAGACCTAGTGTAAGAAAACCAAAGGAAGAGGCCAAATCAGGTCCCCAAACAGATACTAAACCAGCCAAAAAGGCCCCAAAAGATGCCGAGACTATAGCAATGGAGTCGAATCCTTTGTCAGATATTAGTGTTGTAGCAGAGGAAATTTTGGTATCCGGAAAATTGCAAAAGAACAAGGAAGTCGATGCAGCAAAACTGAAAGAATTGAAGAGAGAAGAGGAAATAGCGAAAGCAAAGCAAGccatggaaagaaaaaagaagttgGCTGAAAAAGCAGCAGCCAAAGCAGCTAGAAGAGCTCAAATGGAAGCTGAAAAGAAGCTCA AGGAGCGTGAAAAGAGAGCTAAGAAGAAGGTGGCAGGATCGACAAATGCTGTGAATCCCGAGGAACTGATTGAAGCTGTGGCACAAGATTCAGAACCCGAGAAGGTCGATGTTAATACTGATGCACCTGTTCCTGCTACCGTTTCAATGAAGGGTAAAGTACCAAAGGAGAATACTAGTAGGTACAGGAATCGAACCAAAAGAACCGAGTCCCTCCCAAAGGCCATCCTGAAACGTAAGAAGTCGATGAACTATTGGATATGGGCAGCTCCTGCTGTGGTGGTCGTGCTGGTTCTTTTAGCATTATGTTACTATTATCTTGCCTGA
- the LOC128040984 gene encoding probable disease resistance protein At1g61300 translates to MEYVEPVVGIANCLGNPVCKYLQYHRKLNDYVRNFKRIRDDLNCKMEDIKLQLKAELLSPLGKIPKQGVENWLKAVKEMIREAQVVENKVSNGRYLCRACNGKLVDEKTREMKEFLNNAPNASEGLAMDGPSAGLPLPTSELVGEEAVRNEIWACLMQEEVSKIGVWGMGGVGKTTIIKHIHNDLLKEQRFERVIWVTISKEFNVMKVQDDIADALKLKEGWPRGDKLRRAAILSEMLKNAGKHVLILDDMWDKVSLEEVGIPEPSGSNGCKLVLTTRSEHVCKYMGCKVIKVKPLSEEEALILFLNKVGPNIVQSPTIMPTLKLVVNECAGLPLTIVVVAGTMKGEDNPRIWKNALKELKERIGKVEGVEAEVIERLKFSFDHLKDEKVKYCFLHCALYPEDFGIEKDELIECWIEEGFIDDMTTRQEMKDKGHVILKKLEVNCLLENVSSERVKMHDAVRDMALSITRMNPRYMIQAGLQLEELPEKVQWSPDIEKVSLMYNSISEVSIDVLPTKCQLLTTLLLGNNPIKKISISFFTNMPCLSVLNLSYTKIKSLPNSISELKNLTTLLLCGCFELRDLPCLSMLQELKKLDLSRTKIEEVPEGMDMLIKLRYLGLQVFSLKEIPAGLLPKLVHLQHLSFEVDNEKTSLKAEEMEPLKKLECFTGRFEDINEFNKFISSLQQSKKNLIKYSLHVGLSYKKIFMKYILPISLYRRDKRLTIAGVQNWEGDLIMHPIEIQELNILKCDYLRNLVDDNSSFKNAIDLRVCRILGCEGIECVVSLSSFASSFAHPCQCLEELDLRVLPKLSALIMKDEGIGSATTSTLVPSATFSHLKEITIYSCSSMKTLLPHWLLPNLQNLERILVRSSSQLVEILGAETSEVEENGSDALIKFHLPKLRKLELWVLPNLKSICSKSGVMVCDSLQLINITICDRLKRIPPFVPLVGNGQPFAYAPPSLTITSRKEWWESLEWDDHPNFKNVLQPLWKEDRYEPFIV, encoded by the coding sequence ATGGAGTACGTAGAGCCTGTTGTCGGCATTGCAAATTGTCTCGGAAATCCTGTTTGTAAATATTTGCAATATCACAGAAAGCTGAACGATTATGTGAGAAACTTCAAGAGGATCAGAGATGATTTGAATTGCAAAATGGAAGATATAAAGCTGCAATTGAAAGCAGAGCTTCTTAGTCCTCTGGGGAAGATACCAAAGCAGGGAGTTGAAAATTGGTTGAAAGCTGTGAAAGAGATGATTAGGGAAGCACAAGTTGTTGAAAACAAAGTCAGTAACGGGAGATATCTCTGTCGTGCTTGCAACGGGAAGCTGGTTGATGAAAAGACTCGAgaaatgaaggaatttcttaATAACGCTCCTAATGCCTCTGAAGGTCTTGCCATGGATGGTCCAAGTGCTGGGTTGCCACTGCCAACATCAGAACTAGTTGGAGAAGAAGCTGTCAGAAATGAGATTTGGGCATGTTTGATGCAGGAGGAGGTGAGCAAGATTGGGGTTTGGGGGATGGGCGGTGTGGGTAAAACCACTATCATAAAGCACATCCACAATGATCTTTTGAAAGAACAAAGATTCGAAAGGGTAATCTGGGTTACCATATCAAAGGAGTTCAATGTCATGAAGGTACAAGATGATATTGCAGATGCTTTGAAGTTGAAGGAAGGTTGGCCCAGAGGAGACAAGCTCAGACGAGCAGCAATCTTGTCAGAAATGCTGAAGAACGCAGGAAAGCATGTTCTAATCCTAGATGATATGTGGGATAAAGTCTCTCTAGAGGAAGTTGGGATCCCCGAGCCAAGTGGTAGCAATGGCTGCAAGTTGGTGTTGACAACCCGTTCGGAGCATGTCTGTAAGTATATGGGTTGTAAGGTGATAAAAGTGAAGCCACTTTCAGAAGAAGAGGCATTGATACTATTCTTGAATAAAGTTGGACCTAACATAGTTCAAAGTCCAACTATAATGCCTACTTTGAAGCTTGTTGTCAACGAATGTGCGGGTCTACCTCTTACAATTGTCGTGGTAGCTGGTACCATGAAAGGAGAAGATAACCCTCGTATTTGGAAAAATGCACTCAAAGAATTGAAAGAGAGAATAGGGAAAGTGGAAGGAGTGGAAGCTGAGGTAATCGAGCGCTTGAAATTTAGCTTCGATCACTTAAAGGACGAGAAAGTGAAATATTGTTTCTTACATTGCGCATTATATCCCGAAGATTTTGGAATTGAAAAGGATGAACTAATTGAGTGCTGGATTGAAGAGGGATTCATAGATGATATGACTACAAGACAAGAAATGAAAGATAAGGGCCATgttattttgaagaaattagaagTTAATTGCTTGTTGGAAAATGTCTCGAgtgaaagagtaaaaatgcaTGATGCAGTGAGAGACATGGCATTGTCGATCACAAGAATGAATCCTCGATACATGATACAAGCAGGTTTGCAATTAGAAGAGTTACCAGAAAAGGTGCAGTGGAGTCCGGATATTGAGAAAGTGTCACTTATGTATAACTCCATATCAGAAGTTTCCATAGATGTGCTGCCTACAAAATGCCAACTGCTCACAACCTTGTTATTGGGGAACAACCCTATAAAGAAgatctcaatttctttcttcACAAACATGCCTTGTCTTAGTGTTCTCAATTTGTCCTATACGAAGATCAAAAGTTTACCAAATTCCATCTCTGAACTAAAGAACCTCACAACATTGTTGCTTTGTGGTTGTTTTGAATTAAGAGATCTACCATGTCTTTCGATGCTTCAAGAATTGAAGAAGTTGGATCTAAGTCGGACTAAAATTGAGGAAGTCCCTGAAGGAATGGATATGCTGATAAAGCTAAGATATCTTGGTCTTCAAGTGTTCAGTCTGAAAGAGATACCCGCTGGACTATTACCAAAACTCGTTCACCTTCAGCACTTGAGTTTTGAAGTGGACAATGAAAAAACAAGTCTAAAAGCAGAGGAGATGGAACCATTGAAGAAGTTGGAGTGCTTTACCGGACGTTTCGAAGACATCAATGAATTCAATAAGTTCATCTCCTCATTGCAACAAAGtaagaaaaatctcatcaaGTACTCTTTACATGTGGGCTTATcttataagaaaattttcatgaagTACATCTTACCTATTTCCCTTTATAGAAGAGATAAAAGATTAACAATTGCAGGAGTCCAGAATTGGGAAGGTGATTTAATTATGCACCCAATTGAAATTCAAgagttgaatattttaaagtgCGACTATTTGAGAAACTTAGTCGATGATAATTCTTCCTTCAAAAATGCGATTGACTTGAGGGTTTGTAGGATTTTGGGGTGTGAAGGGATAGAGTGTGTTGTTTCGTTGTCCTCTTTTGCCTCTTCTTTCGCTCATCCATGTCAGTGCCTCGAGGAGTTAGATCTTAGAGTTCTGCCAAAGTTGAGTGCCCTTATTATGAAAGATGAAGGAATTGGTTCAGCAACAACATCAACATTGGTTCCGTCTGCCACCTTTTCCCATCTTAAGGAAATTACGATATACAGCTGCTCAAGTATGAAGACGTTGCTTCCACATTGGTTGCTTCCAAACCTCCAAAACCTGGAACGAATTTTGGTGCGTAGTTCTAGTCAGCTAGTAGAAATATTGGGAGCAGAAACATCAGAAGTTGAAGAAAATGGGAGTGATGCATTAATCAAATTCCATCTTCCCAAATTGAGAAAGTTGGAATTGTGGGTATTACCAAATTTGAAGAGCATATGCAGCAAAAGTGGAGTGATGGTTTGCGATTCTCTCCAACTTATCAATATTACTATATGTGATAGACTGAAGAGAATTCCTCCATTTGTTCCCCTTGTTGGCAATGGGCAGCCATTTGCATATGCTCCACCTTCTCTTACCATCACGTCAAGGAAAGAATGGTGGGAATCGTTGGAGTGGGATGACCatccaaactttaaaaatgttCTTCAACCCCTTTGGAAGGAAGACAGGTATGAACCAtttatagtttag